In the genome of Candidatus Cloacimonadota bacterium, one region contains:
- a CDS encoding 8-oxo-dGTP diphosphatase codes for MKLATLCYLRRKGQTLMIHRNKKTNDIHQGKWNGLGGKFHLGETPEECVRREVKEESGYVLGKISLKGFITFPEFDNIEDWYVFVFISDDFQGEMIDSPEGDLCWIDDDKLDKLSLWEGDYIFMKWLQQPQAFSAKFTYNNQKLVDYQIVFY; via the coding sequence ATGAAATTAGCGACGTTGTGTTATCTTCGCCGTAAAGGGCAGACTTTAATGATCCACAGAAACAAGAAGACCAATGATATACATCAGGGGAAATGGAATGGTTTGGGTGGTAAATTTCATCTTGGGGAAACTCCCGAAGAGTGTGTTCGTAGAGAAGTAAAAGAAGAATCCGGGTATGTATTAGGGAAAATCAGTTTAAAGGGGTTTATTACCTTTCCGGAGTTTGACAATATTGAAGACTGGTACGTCTTTGTTTTCATATCAGATGATTTTCAGGGAGAGATGATCGATTCTCCTGAGGGTGATTTATGTTGGATAGATGATGATAAACTGGACAAACTCAGTCTTTGGGAAGGTGACTACATCTTTATGAAATGGTTACAACAACCTCAGGCCTTTTCAGCAAAATTTACCTACAATAACCAGAAATTAGTAGATTACCAAATCGTATTTTATTGA
- a CDS encoding PspC domain-containing protein has protein sequence MIAGVCGGLSETFGIDAILIRIIFIVVTFFGGIGLLAYLILMIVLPRCEKDAVVEIDVTPKEEASRKLTRYNKGKMIAGICSGMERFFGIDVSIVRIIFIVVTLLTSGFGIIVYLVLWLLLPLEY, from the coding sequence ATGATAGCAGGTGTTTGCGGTGGTTTATCGGAAACATTTGGTATTGATGCCATACTGATACGCATAATCTTCATTGTAGTGACATTCTTTGGAGGAATCGGCCTACTGGCTTATCTGATCTTAATGATAGTTCTACCGAGATGTGAAAAAGATGCTGTTGTGGAAATAGATGTAACACCAAAAGAGGAAGCATCTCGCAAACTAACCCGTTATAACAAGGGGAAAATGATAGCAGGGATCTGTTCCGGCATGGAGCGATTCTTTGGTATTGATGTCAGCATAGTCAGGATCATCTTCATTGTTGTAACTCTGTTAACAAGTGGATTTGGGATCATAGTTTATTTGGTTCTTTGGTTGCTATTGCCGTTAGAGTATTGA
- a CDS encoding peptidylprolyl isomerase has protein sequence MICYADTEKTVRVVIFETNQGNIEMELYPEVAPGLVENFLKLSSEGFYNDTYFHRVIPQFMIQGGDPNTKDGNRANDGQGGPGYRLPDEISAKAFGFDTLLVKDSFMANQVPRDHPVSNMTVKELLENQGYTFNDDLPSLPNAYSYISMANAGPNTNGSQFFIITAEDGAPWLDGKHTVIGKVVNGMDVVHKIENLPRDSRDNPLEDNQAIVNNVTIK, from the coding sequence ATGATATGCTATGCCGATACGGAAAAAACGGTCAGAGTAGTGATCTTCGAGACAAATCAAGGCAATATAGAAATGGAACTCTATCCCGAAGTAGCTCCCGGATTAGTAGAGAACTTTCTTAAATTGAGTAGTGAAGGTTTCTATAATGACACCTATTTTCACCGCGTAATTCCGCAATTTATGATCCAAGGTGGTGACCCAAACACTAAAGACGGCAATCGAGCTAACGATGGTCAAGGTGGTCCCGGTTACCGTTTACCAGATGAGATCAGCGCGAAAGCTTTTGGTTTCGATACCCTGCTCGTAAAGGATTCTTTTATGGCTAATCAAGTCCCCAGAGATCATCCCGTTAGCAATATGACCGTAAAAGAGCTGTTAGAAAACCAAGGTTATACTTTCAATGATGACCTGCCATCTCTACCTAATGCATATTCATATATTTCTATGGCAAATGCCGGTCCTAATACAAACGGAAGCCAATTCTTCATTATCACTGCAGAGGATGGAGCACCATGGCTTGATGGAAAACATACAGTAATTGGTAAAGTTGTGAATGGAATGGATGTCGTCCATAAAATAGAAAATCTTCCGCGGGATTCTCGAGATAACCCATTAGAAGATAATCAAGCAATAGTAAACAATGTAACTATTAAATAG
- a CDS encoding ABC transporter permease subunit — protein MISLKLNNKIVYYNLWALLFIILIIALLMISLNLNLEAFTGLRVSVSTMIQDLIYTFLRVTLISLIAWSLAIIGGWLLNHISFIRMITLPGVNFIRHISPFAWFPFAIIWFGLGERPVSFILLVTLFFPALIAIREMFADIDRDYLDEAKVCGAKSWQLFYHIELPLIMVSLINFFRILWGLGWTVVIAAEMLGTAVGLGYRLLDFRYLLFYEEMIVYLIIMGVVGILIDKGLYLLVKCLRKRNSS, from the coding sequence ATGATTTCTTTGAAGTTGAATAACAAGATAGTTTATTACAATCTCTGGGCATTGCTTTTTATCATCCTGATCATAGCTTTATTAATGATCTCTCTGAATCTTAATCTCGAGGCATTTACCGGATTAAGAGTTTCTGTCTCAACAATGATTCAGGATCTTATTTATACGTTCCTAAGAGTGACATTAATCTCCCTGATTGCTTGGTCATTAGCTATAATCGGAGGTTGGCTTTTAAATCATATAAGTTTTATTCGTATGATAACACTTCCCGGTGTGAACTTCATTCGGCATATATCACCTTTTGCTTGGTTTCCTTTTGCAATAATCTGGTTTGGTTTGGGTGAAAGACCAGTATCCTTTATTTTATTGGTGACACTCTTTTTCCCGGCTTTAATCGCTATCAGAGAAATGTTTGCCGATATTGACCGTGATTATCTGGATGAAGCGAAAGTATGCGGGGCTAAAAGTTGGCAACTTTTTTATCATATTGAACTACCTTTGATCATGGTGTCACTAATTAACTTTTTCAGGATCCTCTGGGGTTTAGGTTGGACCGTTGTCATTGCTGCTGAAATGCTGGGTACTGCAGTCGGTTTAGGATATAGATTACTAGATTTTCGTTATTTACTCTTTTACGAAGAGATGATTGTTTATCTGATTATTATGGGTGTTGTTGGCATTTTGATCGATAAAGGATTGTATCTGTTAGTTAAATGTCTCCGAAAGAGGAATTCGAGTTAA
- a CDS encoding ABC transporter substrate-binding protein, producing the protein MKKKYMLGSIIMISLLMISCSSKMDILQVGIISPSTNHLSLLIALDEGLINDNEIKIHRFSSGWEANEALINGKIDLAIMPFTYAWQAVSERRKVKIISFLERESDGIIAHRNITAINDLDGKKLGVLRASTLDIFFQMLLDDYNILPEVIYFRTPTEMATALQNGYVDALSFYVPPLFHFDDNFHILLWYSELYPEHPCCDILVYEDSLVNKKEQIERFLEGVKIGCQILESDSDQGIKTIMSNFGLARDVAEKTLKQQKFKLGLEPSGKEFQEKVARKMLELGYLRATVSSQEVYYDFFEVE; encoded by the coding sequence ATGAAAAAAAAATATATGCTCGGATCAATAATAATGATTTCGTTACTCATGATTAGTTGTTCTAGTAAAATGGATATACTTCAAGTGGGAATAATTTCCCCTTCTACCAATCATCTTTCTTTGTTGATAGCTTTGGATGAGGGTCTTATAAATGATAATGAAATTAAAATTCATCGCTTCTCTTCCGGTTGGGAAGCAAATGAAGCTTTGATCAATGGCAAGATAGATCTGGCTATTATGCCCTTTACTTACGCTTGGCAAGCAGTATCAGAAAGGAGAAAAGTAAAAATAATATCATTTCTGGAGAGAGAAAGTGATGGCATAATAGCTCACCGTAATATAACTGCTATAAATGATCTCGATGGGAAAAAGTTAGGTGTGTTAAGGGCTTCTACTCTCGATATCTTTTTCCAAATGTTACTAGATGATTACAATATATTGCCTGAAGTCATCTATTTTCGTACTCCGACAGAAATGGCCACTGCTCTGCAAAACGGGTATGTTGATGCTTTAAGCTTTTATGTTCCACCTCTGTTTCATTTCGATGATAATTTTCATATACTGCTCTGGTATAGTGAACTCTACCCTGAGCACCCTTGTTGTGATATCTTGGTATATGAGGATAGCTTAGTAAATAAGAAAGAGCAGATAGAAAGATTTTTAGAAGGAGTTAAGATAGGTTGTCAGATACTTGAAAGTGATTCTGATCAGGGAATAAAAACTATTATGAGCAACTTTGGTTTAGCAAGAGATGTTGCAGAAAAAACACTAAAACAACAGAAATTCAAACTCGGGTTAGAACCGTCAGGGAAAGAATTTCAAGAAAAAGTTGCCCGCAAGATGTTGGAATTAGGATATTTAAGAGCCACAGTATCATCACAAGAGGTTTATTATGATTTCTTTGAAGTTGAATAA
- the rocD gene encoding ornithine--oxo-acid transaminase, which yields MSTDLVNGTISSQESIDLEERYGAHNYHPLPVVIAKGEGAFVWDPEGKKYFDFLSAYSAVNQGHCHPKIVNALIEQAKVLTLTSRAFFNNKLGEYEKFITEFFGFEMVLPMNTGAEGVETAMKLSRKWGYEKKGIPQGKAKIVFCENNFHGRTIAIISASTDLTCRENFGPFLSGIEVIPYNNIAALANMLEYQGEEICAFFVEPIQGEAGVFVPDEGYLKACYDLCKKHNVLFVADEIQTGIARTGRLSCCDYEEVKPDILILGKALSGGVLPVSAVLSSKEIMLTIKPGQHGSTFGGFPLACAVAKAALEVVRDEDLVKKSEYLGKIVREELNKIQSDRVVKVRGKGLLNAIETEPKDGIEAWDICVKLKESGVLCKPTHQHIIRLAPPLVIEEKDLREALAIIRNVIEALDR from the coding sequence ATGAGCACTGATTTGGTCAATGGAACGATCAGCAGTCAAGAATCAATTGATTTGGAAGAGCGGTATGGCGCCCATAATTATCACCCATTACCAGTAGTCATAGCAAAAGGTGAAGGTGCCTTTGTTTGGGATCCTGAAGGGAAAAAGTACTTTGATTTTCTCTCTGCTTATTCAGCTGTCAATCAGGGACATTGTCATCCGAAGATAGTCAATGCCTTGATAGAACAAGCAAAGGTACTGACCTTAACTTCACGAGCTTTCTTTAACAACAAATTAGGTGAGTATGAAAAATTTATCACAGAATTTTTTGGATTTGAGATGGTTTTACCGATGAACACAGGTGCTGAAGGTGTAGAGACTGCCATGAAGTTAAGCCGTAAATGGGGTTATGAGAAAAAGGGAATCCCTCAAGGAAAAGCTAAAATAGTCTTTTGTGAAAACAATTTTCATGGTAGAACAATCGCTATTATTTCAGCTTCTACTGACTTAACTTGTAGAGAGAATTTTGGACCTTTCTTATCGGGGATAGAAGTAATTCCTTATAATAACATAGCAGCATTAGCAAACATGTTGGAGTATCAGGGAGAGGAGATCTGTGCCTTTTTTGTAGAACCAATACAGGGAGAAGCAGGTGTTTTCGTTCCCGATGAAGGATATCTTAAAGCATGTTATGATCTATGCAAGAAACACAATGTCCTCTTTGTAGCTGATGAGATACAGACCGGTATCGCTCGAACTGGAAGATTATCATGCTGTGATTATGAAGAAGTTAAACCTGATATCCTGATATTAGGGAAAGCACTTTCCGGTGGAGTACTTCCTGTTTCTGCAGTATTGTCCAGCAAAGAAATAATGCTCACTATAAAGCCGGGTCAACATGGTTCTACCTTTGGAGGATTCCCCTTAGCTTGCGCAGTAGCCAAAGCAGCGTTAGAAGTGGTTCGAGATGAAGATCTGGTAAAAAAATCGGAATATCTGGGTAAGATCGTCCGAGAGGAATTGAATAAGATTCAATCCGATCGTGTAGTTAAAGTAAGAGGTAAGGGATTATTGAATGCTATAGAAACTGAGCCAAAAGATGGTATCGAAGCTTGGGATATCTGCGTGAAGTTAAAGGAGAGTGGGGTTCTGTGTAAACCTACTCACCAACATATAATTCGATTAGCTCCACCTCTGGTAATAGAAGAAAAAGACTTACGAGAAGCGTTAGCAATAATCAGAAACGTTATTGAAGCGTTAGATAGATAA
- the surE gene encoding 5'/3'-nucleotidase SurE — MRILLTNDDGIYAPGIIELAHALEECNHEVIVVAPEMERSASSHSITLHTPLRIIEKSKNRFAITGSPADCVILALEVILDNGCDLVISGINNGPNMGEDILYSGTVAAAIEAMYFGYPAIAVSLNSRSSEFFPTAAQVTCSLLRQNIHQLIQRYEILNINIPSSPLSEVKGYLLTKTGHRRYKEFVHQQEDPRGRKIYWIGGDKPEWLIEEETDIAAVANSYVSITPVSPRFTNYSSFDRIQDWLRNIETNN, encoded by the coding sequence ATGAGAATATTACTGACAAATGATGATGGTATCTACGCACCAGGAATAATAGAATTAGCACATGCTTTAGAAGAATGTAACCATGAAGTTATTGTTGTAGCTCCTGAGATGGAACGAAGTGCGTCATCACATTCTATAACACTACATACTCCCTTAAGAATTATAGAAAAAAGTAAGAACCGTTTTGCAATTACCGGCAGCCCGGCAGATTGTGTGATCTTAGCTCTGGAAGTTATCTTAGATAATGGCTGTGATCTAGTCATATCAGGAATAAACAACGGTCCGAATATGGGTGAAGATATTCTTTATTCCGGTACGGTAGCTGCAGCGATAGAAGCAATGTATTTCGGATATCCGGCAATAGCAGTATCCCTCAATTCCCGTTCGAGTGAGTTTTTCCCTACTGCTGCTCAGGTTACATGTAGCTTGCTACGTCAAAATATCCACCAGCTGATACAACGATATGAGATCTTGAACATTAATATTCCATCTAGCCCGTTGTCGGAAGTTAAAGGATATCTATTGACTAAAACCGGGCATCGGCGCTACAAAGAATTTGTCCATCAACAAGAGGATCCTCGTGGTCGGAAAATTTACTGGATAGGTGGTGATAAACCTGAGTGGCTGATAGAAGAAGAAACAGATATTGCAGCAGTCGCTAACAGTTATGTATCCATTACTCCTGTATCACCTAGATTCACTAATTACTCATCCTTTGATAGGATTCAGGATTGGTTGAGAAATATTGAAACTAATAACTGA
- a CDS encoding protein-L-isoaspartate(D-aspartate) O-methyltransferase has protein sequence MKFEDQRKRMVENQIAARGIKNPELLAAFLKVPRHLFVPEEYRNYSYQDHPLGIGQGQTISQPYIVAMTLDLLCLSKEDIVLEIGTGSGYQTALIAEMVKEVYTVERIPELLMNARIILKGMNYDNIHFRVGDGTKGWEKAYPPCSKFNKIAVSAAAPHVPESLILQLAEGGKLVIPAGNRMFQELLLVEKQGDQIIKKSYGGCTFVPLIGEEGWKND, from the coding sequence ATGAAATTCGAAGATCAAAGAAAGAGAATGGTTGAAAATCAGATCGCCGCAAGAGGTATAAAAAACCCGGAACTTTTAGCAGCATTTCTCAAAGTTCCTAGACACCTCTTTGTTCCTGAAGAGTATCGTAATTACTCCTATCAGGATCATCCTCTAGGCATAGGTCAGGGACAGACCATATCCCAACCTTATATTGTCGCTATGACTTTGGATTTACTCTGTTTAAGTAAAGAGGACATAGTTTTGGAGATTGGAACCGGTTCGGGTTATCAAACCGCTCTTATAGCCGAAATGGTAAAAGAAGTATACACTGTTGAACGCATACCTGAATTATTAATGAATGCTCGTATTATTTTAAAAGGCATGAATTACGATAACATTCATTTCAGGGTTGGTGATGGAACTAAAGGATGGGAAAAAGCATATCCACCATGTAGTAAATTCAATAAAATTGCCGTCTCAGCAGCAGCCCCCCATGTACCTGAATCACTAATCTTGCAATTAGCTGAAGGTGGCAAATTAGTAATTCCCGCAGGAAACCGTATGTTTCAGGAGTTGCTGCTTGTGGAGAAGCAAGGTGATCAGATAATTAAAAAGAGCTATGGAGGATGTACTTTCGTGCCTCTCATAGGAGAAGAGGGTTGGAAGAATGATTAA
- a CDS encoding small multi-drug export protein, translating into MLPVFELRGSIPIGINYFDLNPLLVFTISIVGNMVPIFFVLLFLDGITKLFYKVPILRKFLEFIFRRTHHRSSMVEKYQELGLVIFVAIPLPITGAWTGSFAAYLFGLKFWKSIFFIFCGVLIAGIVVTILSLLGWIGAIIALTVLLALFLRKAMTLMNINNIKKRNEGAV; encoded by the coding sequence ATGTTACCTGTGTTTGAACTACGGGGTAGCATACCTATTGGCATAAATTATTTCGATCTCAATCCACTATTAGTCTTTACGATTAGTATTGTGGGTAATATGGTGCCTATCTTTTTCGTGCTGTTGTTCTTAGATGGTATTACTAAACTCTTCTACAAAGTTCCTATATTGAGAAAGTTTTTGGAATTCATTTTTCGACGCACACATCATAGGAGCAGCATGGTTGAGAAGTATCAGGAGTTAGGATTAGTGATTTTTGTTGCGATACCTTTACCAATTACCGGTGCTTGGACCGGTTCGTTCGCTGCCTATCTCTTTGGTTTGAAATTTTGGAAATCAATCTTCTTCATCTTTTGTGGAGTATTGATAGCCGGTATAGTTGTAACAATTCTCAGTCTTCTCGGATGGATTGGAGCAATAATTGCCTTGACGGTTTTGTTAGCACTTTTTTTAAGAAAAGCTATGACGTTAATGAACATCAACAACATAAAAAAAAGAAATGAAGGTGCAGTATAA
- a CDS encoding pyridoxal phosphate-dependent aminotransferase family protein codes for MGLFDKCYNFKDADCIRSLGYYPYFRIISTEQDTEVMVNGQKMLMMGSNSYLGLTNHPRVKQAAIEATKKYGSGCAGSRFLNGTLDIHITLEEELAKLVGKESSLVFATGYQANLGAISAIVGKNDYIITDKYDHASIIDGCRLSFGEMLRYSHNDMNSLEKVLQKINGANALIVVDGIFSMEGDIADLPKIVELCQKYKVNLMVDEAHSIGVLHSTGAGAAMHFGCTDKSDIIMGTFSKSLASVGGFIAADQKIIDYLKHHARSLIFSASLPPASAASVLEALKIMKEEPERIEKLWDNTNFMMDSFHEMGFNTGDSSTPVIPLHVGEMMVAFKMWRRLAEEGVFVNPIVPPAVPPNSCLIRCSFMATHTKPQLEQALDKFKKIGKELGII; via the coding sequence ATGGGTTTATTTGATAAGTGTTATAATTTTAAAGATGCAGATTGTATTCGATCTTTAGGATATTATCCCTATTTCAGAATTATCTCAACAGAACAAGATACAGAAGTAATGGTCAATGGTCAGAAGATGCTCATGATGGGTTCTAATAGCTATCTTGGTTTGACTAATCATCCACGCGTTAAACAGGCAGCTATTGAAGCAACAAAGAAATATGGCTCAGGATGTGCCGGCTCAAGATTTCTCAATGGTACTCTCGATATCCATATTACTTTGGAAGAAGAACTTGCCAAGCTTGTCGGTAAAGAATCCTCTTTGGTATTTGCTACAGGGTATCAAGCAAATTTGGGAGCGATAAGTGCCATCGTTGGTAAGAATGATTATATAATAACCGATAAATATGATCATGCCTCAATAATAGACGGTTGTCGCCTATCTTTTGGTGAAATGTTACGCTACAGTCACAATGACATGAACAGTTTAGAAAAAGTTCTGCAAAAAATTAATGGTGCTAACGCACTTATTGTTGTCGATGGAATTTTTAGTATGGAAGGTGATATTGCTGATCTACCCAAAATTGTTGAATTATGCCAGAAATACAAGGTCAATCTTATGGTTGATGAAGCACATTCCATTGGAGTCTTACATTCAACCGGTGCCGGAGCAGCTATGCATTTCGGTTGTACCGATAAATCTGATATCATCATGGGAACCTTTAGCAAATCCTTAGCATCAGTTGGTGGTTTTATAGCTGCTGATCAGAAGATAATAGATTATCTGAAGCACCATGCTAGATCTTTGATTTTTAGTGCTTCTCTTCCTCCAGCTTCTGCTGCCAGTGTTTTGGAAGCTCTGAAGATAATGAAAGAAGAACCGGAACGAATCGAAAAGTTATGGGATAATACTAATTTTATGATGGATTCGTTTCATGAGATGGGTTTCAATACAGGAGATTCATCTACTCCTGTTATCCCTCTTCATGTCGGAGAAATGATGGTTGCTTTTAAGATGTGGCGCCGGCTTGCTGAAGAGGGGGTCTTTGTCAATCCTATTGTACCACCTGCTGTACCGCCTAATAGTTGTTTGATCCGCTGCAGTTTTATGGCTACACACACCAAGCCACAGCTTGAACAAGCTCTCGACAAATTTAAAAAAATAGGAAAAGAATTAGGCATTATTTAA